AGAAAATTTAAATTTAAGTAAAAATAAAATAGGAAATATAATAAATTTGAAGCATAACTTAAAGTTAAAGTATTTAAATTTATCGAAAAATGAAAATATATCGATAGAAGGAATAAAGTATTTAACTAATTTAGAAGTATTAGACTTAGGATATACAAATAGAAAAGAATTAGAAGAAGAGATACAGTTAATAACTAATTTAAAAGGATTATATTTGCGTAGTAATGAGAAAATATCAATAGAAGGAATAAAGGCGTTAACTAACTTAGAAGTATTAGACTTAGGATATACCAATATAACAGAATTAGGAGAAGTAAAAAATCTAGTTAACTTAAAAGAATTATATTTGTATAATAATAAGTTAGTATCAATAGAAGGTATAGAAAATCTAAATAAATTAGAAATATTAGATTTAAGTAGTAATCAAATTGAAAAATTAGAAGATATAAAAGGATTGGATAACTTAAAATGCATAGATAAGTTAAAAGGTTTAGATTTAAGCTACAATAAAATAATATCAATAGAAGGTATAAAAGGGTTATATAAGTTAGAAAACTTATATTTAAGAAATAATCAGATAGAAAAAATAGATAATATAAAAGATTTATGTAACTTAAAAATTCTAGATTTAAGTAATAATAAAATAACATCAATGAATGGAATTGAAAGTTTGCATAAATTAAATGAATTGTATTTGATGAATAATCAAATAAATAAATTATGTAACTTAAATGACTTATTAAATCTAGAATACTTGATATTATATAAAAATAAGATAAGTGATATATCTAAAATCCCTATGAAAATAAAATATATAGATTTAGGAGAACAAGAAATAAATTTAAAATACTATAAAAATGATGAAAATAAATATTCTTTAAATCTAAGTTTTATAAAATTACGAGATAATGATGAGTTAGATATAGATTATATATTACAAAATGGAGAATATGATAATTATACAAAAATAATGACTTGGGAAAATTTATCTACAGATAAATTACAATTTGAATTTAATAATATTGAAGATGAGTGGATAAACTTTAGTGGAATAGTTAACATACGTTTAGTAGATGAAATATAATTATTAGTATATAGAGCAAAAAACGTATCACAAATGAGTGATACGTTTTTTATATTAGTTATTATAAAGCAGAGGAAATATAGAAAATTCAACAAAAAATAATTATACAAATTTTTAGTATTATATCCAATTTATCTCTGCATCTTTTCTAGGAACAGTTCTTTTGTATTTAACATTAGGATATCCAATTACCATACAAGCAACAACCTTCTTCTTATTATTAATCTTTAAAAGATCTAAAATCTCATTATTACCATCAGTAGCTATTTGTAAAAATCCACTATAGAAAGTACCAAGACCTAAAGCATCAACCATAAGATCCATTTTAGAAGCAGCTAGTGCACCATTTAGTTCATTATTAGCTGTTACAATTATAACTGCTGGAGCATTAAATAATAATTTATCATTTTTAATAGGATCTTCCTTATACATTTTATAAAAATATGTCCATAAAGTAGCATATCTTTTAAGATACTCTGTCTCTGGAGTTAAATTATTAAGAATATATTCTCCTTTCTTATTTAAAGCCTTAAAAGCTAAATCTTTTAATTCATCTAACTTATTTATAACAACCGTATAGCTTACATCTTGACTGTTAGTTGATGTCTGAGTAAATCTACCAGCTTCTATAATTTTTTCTATCTTTTCTTTTTCGATTTTCTTATTCTTAAAGTTTCTAACACTTCTTCTAAATTTTATAAAGTTTAATAAGTTATCAGAATCAATTGCAAAATCTTTCTTTTCATATTCAATAACATCATCCATATTATAATCATTTGTAGAAACTGCTTTAGTTGGGCATATTGCAACACAGTGACCACATTTTAGACAAGATTCATTTTTTACACAAGCTTTATTATCTTTTAAAACTATATCATTTACTGGGCAATCATTTATACATTGTTTACAAGTGATGCACTTTTCTTTATTTATATTAAACATACTATAACCTCCGAAAATTTTAATATATAATTTATATAATTTGCATAACTTATACTTTTTATATACTAAGGTATTATGAAATATACAATCTATTATAAATTATAATCTAATAACTATTTTTTAACGAAACAAATTTTTTTATTAGCATACAAAATATATAAAAATAATTTATATAGATTTAATTTGAATACATTTGTTATTATAACACTATAAATTAAAGAAGGTCTAATTGTGGTTATTCATATAATAATAACTTTTAGTTATAGATTGACAATGTTTATTACAAGGAGAATATATATGGATCTGCAACACTTAGAATATTTTATAACTGTTGTAAAAACTAAAAATTTTACAACAGCTTCAAATATACTGTTAGTAACTTAACCTGCACTTAGCAAGGCTATATCTAAATTAGAAGAAGCGTTAGAAGTCCCACTTTTCAAAAAAGTGGTAGAAATATTCAATTAACCAGATTTGGAGAAGTATTTTTAAATCATGCACAGCTAGCTATAAATAACATAGAAAAAGGAATTGAAGAATTGCAATATATGAAAAGTGATAATGAAAAAAATATATCAATTGCATATACTGGATGTATAGGAAATATATTTATTCCATTTATAGTAAATGAGTTTAGAAATTATATAAACTCTATATTTAAGTAGATTTAAATAGGGGGATTATTTAAATATTCTAATATTTATAATATAGCTATTTAGAATCTATTTACGAATTTTTTTAAGTTCTATTACTATAATAGAAAAAATAATGAATGAAAAGCTATAGATATATATAAATAAAACCATGTCAATTAAATGACATGGTTTTTATTAATTAAGCAACAGAATCGCTACATACTCCTTCTTGATCTAACATATTCTTTTCGTAAACCTTAAAGAATGGATAGTATATAACAACACTTAAAAGAACAAGTCCAAATGCAAACACTACATTTCTCCAGTCCATAGAAGAGAAGTATGCTTGAGCAAAGAATGGTGTAAATGATGGATCAACTAAATATCCAGGAGTTATAAGTCCTATAATTTGTGCTAAATATGCAAGGGCTACAGTAACAATAGGAGTAACTATAAACGGTATAGCTAATATCGGATTAAATACTATAGGACCACCGAATATAATAGGTTCATTTATACCGCATATTCCAGGAACAATACCAAGTCTACCTAAAGATTTTAAGTGAGTAGATTTGCTCTTCATCATAAGTAAAGTAAGGCCTAAAGTATTTCCAGCACCTCCAAGAATAGCAAATCTAAACATTTGAAGATTCATTATTACACTAGGATCTTGACCTTGAGCAACTAAATCAGCATTAATTCCAGTATTTTGGACACCTAAAGTAAATACTATAGGGAATATTATACTTGTACCATTTACACCTAATAACCATAATATATTACCAAATGTTATTACAGCTAAGTATCCCCATATATTATCAACTATAGATAAAGCAGGAGTTAAAATTTTCGTTATAGCTTCTGGTATACCAACACCCATACTTATCATTATTAATATATTGATTCCATATAAGACAATTATATTTAAGAATAATGGAAGTAATGAGTTTACAAAAGCAGTAACAGCTGGTGGTACGGTATCAGGGAATTTAAATTGCCATCCGCGAGATTCAATAAACCTAGTTATTTCAACTGATAATAATCCTATAATTATAGCAATAAATAAACCGTCTGCTCCTAAGAAGTTTGTAGCAATAGCTCCATCAACACTAGGTGCACATATCATAAGAAACATTGAAGTTGATATAAGACCAGATATAGCAGCTTTCATTTTATATTCACTTGCTAAGCAATAAGCTATAGCGAAAGCAGACATCATACCAATCATACCCATCGTCATATTATATGGGGTAGTTAAAGTTTGATAATTATTTACTGCAAACTCCTTCCAAGATAACATAAATTTCATAAAAATATTAGCTGTTTCAGGATTAACTAAATCTGGATTTACTGGTGGATTAGCAATTATTAAAAATAGTGATCCAACAACTATAAGTGGTAAAGTCATCATCATACCATTAGATATAGATTTTAGATGTATTTGATTTCCAACCTTAGCACCGATAGGAGATAAAAATCTGTCTAATTTCTCAAGTAATGTATTTGAATTCATAAAAAGTCTCTCCCTTTTTTATAATTTAATTTTATTATTCTTGCCATGGATTGAACTTAAATGCAGTTTCAACAGCTTCTTCAGGTTTGTAAGTTTCTAATATTTTACCATAACGTTCTTTGTAGTCATTATCTACTTCCATTTGTGGTATAACCTTACTAGCTTCATTTAAGAAGTGGAATGAATCTCTTCCCATTTCAGCTCCTCTTACAGTATGCTTATCAAGTGCAAAATCTGGTATTTCAGGAACAAATCCCATAGCAAAACTCTTCATCATTATATTTTTTAATAAGTCACTTGAACGATCCTTTTGACATGCGCATAAGTATCTTATAGCGTGTATGAAATATATTGGTCTATCTCCATCAGCATAAGAAAAGTTCTTACGAAGTTCATTTAAAGTATTAACAAGTATAGGTGCATTAACATCCCCCATTCCGATGTCTTCAACTGTTATAGTTAATAATCTTCTCCATAATTTTTCTTCCATTTGAGGAGAAGTTATATACATTTCGTATGCAAATTGGCAAGCTTCTTCAACCATACCTCTTCTTATACATTTTTGAAGAGAAGATATAACTTCATCTCCAGCTAGGCCATTACGAGTAGTTATTCTAGCCCATGGGTCTTGAACAAATTTCTTTTTCATAATATACAATGTCCTTTCTTTTATTTACCTTTATATTTTTTTCATATATAATACCTTAAGGGGTGATACATATGGATTTTAAATATTTGTGTGATAAATACCAATTAAATGATACAGAAGCATCTATTTTAAAATACTTACAAGAAAATATTTCTGATTTGAAGAAAATTGGTATTCGTAAAGTTGCAAAAGATAATTATACCTCAACAACAACTGTTTACAAGTTATGTAAGAAGTTAAATTTTGAAGGATATTCTGATATGATATATCACTTTACATATTCTTCTCAAATAGATGATATCAAAACTAATGTAGATATATATACTAATACAAACAAACAAATAGATAACAATCTTGAAACATTTAATAACATTTTGAAAAAATATAAAAATAAACTTATAATGTTTGTAAGTACTGGTATATCTCAAACTATAGCAAATTATATGAATGAGAGATTGTCAGTTAATGGATATAGAAGTATAGCAAATGCTCATACTCAACTTTTATCTAAAGAATATAAGGATGAGGTTTTAGTATTTGCAATATCTCGTTCTGGAGAAACTAAAAGTCTTATTGATATATTAGAACAAGCAAGAGATAATGGCATAGAAGTAATAAGTTTTGTTGGAAATTCTAATTCAAAGATTACGAAACTTTCAACGCTACCTATTATCATTCAAGGCCAAGATGATTTTGCAAAACTTAAAAATCCACCAAGTACATTTTTTTCAGAATTATTATTGATATTTGAATGTTTTATCAGTAATTTACTCGATTAGTTCGTGTTTATTATAAGTATAATATAAAATATATAATTTGAAATAGTTTTCATTCTGAAAAAAACATGTTTTTTTACTAGGAAACATGTTTTTTACGAATATTTTAACCATAAAAATATTGTTTAACGTAAATCTTTGTTGTATTATTAATATAAAATTTAAAATAAAAAATATTGTGTTAAAAATTAAGTAATTTATTATTAATAATTATGGGAGGATTTTATTATGATAAAAATAATGTTAGCGTGTTCAGCAGGTATGTCAACTAGTTTATTAGTTACTAAAATGGAGGCGGCTGCTAAAGAGGAACAGATAGAGGCACAGATATGGGCAATACCAGAAGCAAATCTATCTGAAGAAATAACTAAGTGTGATGTAGTTTTATTAGGTCCTCAAGTAAGATATGTATTAAACAAAGCTTTAGAAATTGCTAAGCCTTATGATGTACCTGTAGAAGTAATAAACATGATGCACTATGGAACATGTAATGGTAAAGCCGTTTTAGATAGAGCAATAGAACTTGCAAAGTAATTACTAGGAGAGTTATACATATGGATGAGAAGATATTTGAATTATCATTTGAAATAATAGGATATGCAGGAAATGCAAAAGGTATGGCTTTTGAAGCAATAGCTAAAGCTAAAGAAGGAAATATAGAAGAAGCGAGAATATTATTAAAAGAGTCTAAAGAAGAAGTAAATAAGGCTCATAGATGTCAAACAGAACTTATTCAACAAGAAGCTTGTGGAAAGAAAACTGATGTAAGTGTTGTTTTAATTCATGCACAAGATCACCTTATGAATACGATGAATTACCAAATGCTAGCAGATGAAATAATTGATATACATGAAAGATTCAAAAAATTGGAGAGTAGATAGTAAAAAAGGCGTAAATAAGTAAAATTATTTACGCCTTTTTTATGTACAAGGAAATTATATTATAAAAAGACATATGTATAAATTCTATATAATAGATATTCACTTAGGAATATCCCTGAATGAGCTTAAATTATGTATACATTCAAAAATAAAAAGAGATGTCAATCTTAATGATCTAAATAGCATTTATAGACAACTCTTCTTTAGATTTCTTTTTATTTATGAATTATAAAATTTTATGCTTCATTTAAGTCCAATTTACTAATAAGTATAGAATCTGTAAATTTCTGACCGTATGGTAAGCATAGTTGTATAAAAGGACCTGTCGTGGCCATAGCTATAATAGTTCCTACACCTACAGTACCTCCTAATATAAAACCACCTATTAATAAAACTGCATCCAATAAAATTCTAATCCATTTATATTCCCAGTTGATTCTTTCTTTAATTATAAAAGGTATTATATCATTTGGTGCTACTCCAACTTTAGTAGCAGAAAGTATTGAAAATCCTATAGCAATTATAAAACAACCTAATGCTATTAAAAGCATCTTTACTACGTAACTATATGATTCTATTGGAAGAATAGAAACTATACTAATTCCCAGGTCTATAATAGGTCCAACTCCAATAACACATATTAATGTACCTATTTTTATATGACTTTTATTCAATAATAATATTATGCTAAATAATATTATCAAAATTATTCTATTTGCTGTCCCTGTCGTTACATTTATGCCAAGGTTATTTAACGTATTAGCTAATCCCTGTGTAAAAACTGTAAATGGATCTGAACCTATATTCATTCTTAAAAATAAGGCAACTCCAAATTGTATAATACTCATTCCTATAAAAAATATTATTATTCTTTTTATTGTATCAGATAACTTTTTCATAAAATTCACCACCTTATCCCTAATTTAAATCAATTATATATAAAATAACTTATAATATGTATATTTATAAGGATAGTATACTTTATCTGTAATGTCAATAATGTAGTTATTTTTTTAACAATTATAAAATATCAATTTCCTATATAATTTGATTTTAAGAAAGATCTTATTTTATATAATTAATTTAGTGTGTTAGTTAAATTGTACAATAGTTGATTAAGTATATAATGGTATTATACCTGTAAGTATTAAAAATAGGTGTAATATTAAGTGCAATTGTGGAAATTTAAATTATTGATTCAAAAAAATATTCTTTAGTTTATTGAGATGAGGACATAAAAAATTACTAGAAAATAAAAATTATTTAGGCACAAAATTATTTATCGAGAATAGAATAAGTGAAGAAGGAGCTAAATATATTAAATTTAGTTTGTGGGGTGATTATTATACAGTTAAAAAGAAAAACAGGATTAATTATAGCAGGAATAATAACATTGTCCGTGGTATCAATAATAGAAGAAAAATACATTTATGCTAATGAAAATAAGAGATCAAATATACAAATAGAAGAAGAATATGAAATAAAAGATTTAGCAAATTTAATTGGAAAAAGCAAAATAGATGTAGAAAATGTACTTGGTAAAGGTTGTGAGAAAGAAATTTTAGAACAAGAAAGCAGTGTGTATATCAGTTTTGATGAAGATAGTGAAGTAGTTTCATTAATAAATGTTTCTTTCAAGGAAGATGATGAATCTACATATAGAAAAGTATCTGAAAGGCTATGGAATGAATTAGGAAAATCATCTTCAAAATTTATATCATCAGATAATAAAGTAATAGAGACGTGGAATAAAGGAGATTTAGAAATAAATTTTAATAAAATAAAAGATTGTATATCAATAAAAATAAACTAAATAATAAATTAGATCAATTATAAGAGGAATCATATGATAGTATGTATATAAAGCTGTAAAGTAAGTTAAACTTTATAGCTTTTAATTATTTATAGAAAATATAAAGTTTATTAATTTATAAAATCTTAAGAATCTAAGTAAAAGTGAACATTTAAAAATTTAATTCATAGAATAAAATATTGCACTATTTATATAAAGCTATATTGGAGGTACAAATATGTATGAAATAATAGCTAATTTAATAAAAGAGTCTAAAAAGACAACTGTGATAACAGGAGATGGGATTAGTGTAGGTTTGCAAACCATAAATCATAAGAGAAAAGTTGACAATCAAATTTATAATGGTATTCATTTGACAAAATTATGTAATAAGGATTTTGATAAATCAGATAATGATTTTATATCTTACTATAGAGATATATATAAACAAATATCATTAAATAAACCAAATAGAGCACACTATATAATAGAAGAGTGGAAAAATAAAAAAATAATAGATCTAGTAATAACTCAAAATATAGATGGATATCATGGAATAAAAAATGTCATAGAATTATATGGTAATATAAATAATTTTTACTGTACAAATTGTAAAAAGAAATTTAATAGTAAATATTATCAAAAGTCGTATAAATGTAATAATGGAAAAGATAATTTTAAAAATAAGTATACAAAGTGCAATGGAACATTAAGACCAAATATAGTACTATATGGAGAAAGTCCGAATCACTTGGAACTAGCATTATTTAATATATATAAAAGTGATATAGTGTTAATAATTGGAACAGAAATGAGTATCTCGCCTATAAATAAATTACCTGTAATGGCAAAAGAGGTAGGAGCTAAATTAATTGCTATAAACAAAGAACCAATTGAAAGTATCTCAAATTATATTGACTATTATATTTATGGAGAAGATGTAATAGACGTATTAGAAAAGCTTAACAATTTAATAGCATAAATTATAAAAAGATATCTATAATTATAAATTATAGGTATCTTTTTGAAATCTTGAAATATTATTATAAATTTTGATTTATTTTTAACATAACTAATATGAGCTGTACAGAATAACACAAAGAATTTTTTTAGATTAAAATTTAAGTGTAAATAGATTATACAAATAGAGTTATATAGTTAATGATCAGTTATGTAAAATTTATTGAAGTCAAATATATAAAATGCTACCATAAAGCAAGGGCAATATATTAAGAAGATTTATTATGGAGGGAACTAGATGATTGAAGTTGAAAACTTGTGCAAGTCATTTATAAGAACAGTAAAAGATGACACCGATAAAAAGAAACAATTTAAAAAATTTAAAACTAAAAAAGAAGAATTTTTAGCGGTGAATAATGTAAGTTTTAAGGCTGAAAAAGGAGAAATAGTAGGGATACTTGGGCCAAATGGAGCAGGTAAAACTACACTACTTAGAATGTTAGGTGGAATATTAACGCCAACATCAGGAAACATAAAAATAGCAGGAAATGATTATTTAATAGACAAAAATATAGTTAAAAAAGAAATAGGATATTTATCGGGAAATACAAAGCTATATAACAGGATTTCGCCAAGAGAACTTCTAACAATCTTTGGAAATCTTTATGAAATGTCAAAAGAAAATATAGAAAAATCAATAGAAGAAATATCTGAAATAATGAATATGGGAGAATTTATAGATAACCGTATAGAAAACTTATCAACAGGTCAAACTCAACGTACTTCAATAGCTCGTTGTCTTATTCACTCACCACAAATTTATATATTCGATGAACCAACACTAGGTTTAGATGTTATAAGTAGCAAATCAATTATAGACTTTATGAAAAGAGAAAAAGAAAGAGGAAAAACAGTTCTTTATTCAACTCACTATATGGAAGAAGCAGAAACACTATGTGACAGAATAATAATGATACATAGAGGTAGCGTGATAGCATATGGAACTAGCCAAGA
The Romboutsia ilealis genome window above contains:
- a CDS encoding PTS lactose/cellobiose transporter subunit IIA; translated protein: MDEKIFELSFEIIGYAGNAKGMAFEAIAKAKEGNIEEARILLKESKEEVNKAHRCQTELIQQEACGKKTDVSVVLIHAQDHLMNTMNYQMLADEIIDIHERFKKLESR
- a CDS encoding nitroreductase family protein, producing MFNINKEKCITCKQCINDCPVNDIVLKDNKACVKNESCLKCGHCVAICPTKAVSTNDYNMDDVIEYEKKDFAIDSDNLLNFIKFRRSVRNFKNKKIEKEKIEKIIEAGRFTQTSTNSQDVSYTVVINKLDELKDLAFKALNKKGEYILNNLTPETEYLKRYATLWTYFYKMYKEDPIKNDKLLFNAPAVIIVTANNELNGALAASKMDLMVDALGLGTFYSGFLQIATDGNNEILDLLKINNKKKVVACMVIGYPNVKYKRTVPRKDAEINWI
- a CDS encoding PTS sugar transporter subunit IIB, encoding MIKIMLACSAGMSTSLLVTKMEAAAKEEQIEAQIWAIPEANLSEEITKCDVVLLGPQVRYVLNKALEIAKPYDVPVEVINMMHYGTCNGKAVLDRAIELAK
- a CDS encoding PTS sugar transporter subunit IIC; the protein is MNSNTLLEKLDRFLSPIGAKVGNQIHLKSISNGMMMTLPLIVVGSLFLIIANPPVNPDLVNPETANIFMKFMLSWKEFAVNNYQTLTTPYNMTMGMIGMMSAFAIAYCLASEYKMKAAISGLISTSMFLMICAPSVDGAIATNFLGADGLFIAIIIGLLSVEITRFIESRGWQFKFPDTVPPAVTAFVNSLLPLFLNIIVLYGINILIMISMGVGIPEAITKILTPALSIVDNIWGYLAVITFGNILWLLGVNGTSIIFPIVFTLGVQNTGINADLVAQGQDPSVIMNLQMFRFAILGGAGNTLGLTLLMMKSKSTHLKSLGRLGIVPGICGINEPIIFGGPIVFNPILAIPFIVTPIVTVALAYLAQIIGLITPGYLVDPSFTPFFAQAYFSSMDWRNVVFAFGLVLLSVVIYYPFFKVYEKNMLDQEGVCSDSVA
- a CDS encoding YczE/YyaS/YitT family protein — translated: MKKLSDTIKRIIIFFIGMSIIQFGVALFLRMNIGSDPFTVFTQGLANTLNNLGINVTTGTANRIILIILFSIILLLNKSHIKIGTLICVIGVGPIIDLGISIVSILPIESYSYVVKMLLIALGCFIIAIGFSILSATKVGVAPNDIIPFIIKERINWEYKWIRILLDAVLLIGGFILGGTVGVGTIIAMATTGPFIQLCLPYGQKFTDSILISKLDLNEA
- a CDS encoding MurR/RpiR family transcriptional regulator, which produces MDFKYLCDKYQLNDTEASILKYLQENISDLKKIGIRKVAKDNYTSTTTVYKLCKKLNFEGYSDMIYHFTYSSQIDDIKTNVDIYTNTNKQIDNNLETFNNILKKYKNKLIMFVSTGISQTIANYMNERLSVNGYRSIANAHTQLLSKEYKDEVLVFAISRSGETKSLIDILEQARDNGIEVISFVGNSNSKITKLSTLPIIIQGQDDFAKLKNPPSTFFSELLLIFECFISNLLD
- a CDS encoding Sir2 family NAD-dependent protein deacetylase encodes the protein MYEIIANLIKESKKTTVITGDGISVGLQTINHKRKVDNQIYNGIHLTKLCNKDFDKSDNDFISYYRDIYKQISLNKPNRAHYIIEEWKNKKIIDLVITQNIDGYHGIKNVIELYGNINNFYCTNCKKKFNSKYYQKSYKCNNGKDNFKNKYTKCNGTLRPNIVLYGESPNHLELALFNIYKSDIVLIIGTEMSISPINKLPVMAKEVGAKLIAINKEPIESISNYIDYYIYGEDVIDVLEKLNNLIA
- a CDS encoding ABC transporter ATP-binding protein, with protein sequence MIEVENLCKSFIRTVKDDTDKKKQFKKFKTKKEEFLAVNNVSFKAEKGEIVGILGPNGAGKTTLLRMLGGILTPTSGNIKIAGNDYLIDKNIVKKEIGYLSGNTKLYNRISPRELLTIFGNLYEMSKENIEKSIEEISEIMNMGEFIDNRIENLSTGQTQRTSIARCLIHSPQIYIFDEPTLGLDVISSKSIIDFMKREKERGKTVLYSTHYMEEAETLCDRIIMIHRGSVIAYGTSQELKEKYEADNLRDLFIQLASERGSLVEN